The following are encoded together in the Triticum dicoccoides isolate Atlit2015 ecotype Zavitan chromosome 6B, WEW_v2.0, whole genome shotgun sequence genome:
- the LOC119321877 gene encoding putative disease resistance protein RGA3 isoform X1 has protein sequence MEAVQDTSSLQAAIRWLLHTILPSLSKLDGWVRQEGLDGEVEGLRDEIEQVDGVVSAVNARSEIRNRSLARSLAALKELLYAADDVVDELHCYRLHAHGGPWHWHRPTEIDGPSNQLPTSSSTGGTTRNATADSSSRRKRRRGKDSADVTATNTGPWSKDQISKKIQDITGQLLDIRGNVRRVLKMLGPWSRAGPNRCQSKTTSDPRQGTSSLVQGKVYGRAQEKSYIIELITERKSDAGVTVLPIVGIAGVGKTTLAQLVYNDQDLKSQFDLRIWIWVSSSFDETRVTREMLDFVSLGAHEGKCRFPKLPEVLKDRVKSKRVLLILDDIWDDISDCQWNNLLAPFKSDNAKGSMILVTTRIPSVAKKRGTTGPINLHGLKNGDFWLMFKAFAFGEENYEEQASLGELGRQIAKGLHGNPLAAQTAGTLLREHLTVDHWNNILKNGDWKSLQLSSGIMSALKLCYDQLPYNLQQCFSYCSVFPYGYHFLAEELVRMWISQGFVKCNHSSMILEEARYYLCDLVNLGFFEQVERKEPSGRTQIYYAMCALMHNLARVVSKTECAAMDGLQYSEILPTIHHLSITDGQTGNIPGSEKFEEKIQRIFTSVAKLRTLVLIGQYESSFFEEVFRKAYNLRVLQISATSADFHSFRYSLVNLIHLRYLKLDGHGEQGSSSHQVHLYDNSAVRDNATFLALQNVCLENCREKQAVLPLENLPFLTTLKLTNMWGVREVLIPSVEELVLVNMSGLERCSCTSLGGLVSSLRVLEIRKCSALRVFDLFEKAHNSETQLKPLDSLQLHSCTSLEDLRIEDCGGIIAIEGLHLVKLRHLNVCKKSIFRGISGNGYHLGSQLDLFIISDLSLLTTSICKGLTCLHSLIIQNLKCKARRLTDDQESTLLLHKSLQELVFGDCEYLVHLPAGLHSLPALKILKIRSCSSILRLLKEELPPSLVELEIDYCSVELAKQCRLLATSKLNVIIYEDYDQEETDTSSN, from the exons ATGGAGGCGGTACAAGACACCAGCTCTCTGCAGGCCGCGATTCGATGGCTGCTGCACACCATCCTTCCCAGCCTCAGCAAGCTGGACGGGTGGGTTCGCCAAGAAGGGCTCGACGGTGAGGTGGAGGGGCTCAGGGACGAGATCGAGCAAGTCGACGGGGTGGTCTCCGCCGTGAACGCCAGGTCTGAGATTAGAAACAGGTCGCTGGCCAGATCCCTCGCAGCCCTCAAGGAGCTGCTCTACGCCGCCGACGACGTGGTCGACGAGCTCCACTGCTACAGGCTCCACGCCCACGGAG GCCCATGGCATTGGCACCGTCCCACCGAAATTGATGGACCAAGTAACCAGCTGCCaacttcttcaag CACCGGTGGCACTACCAGAAATGCAACTGCTGATAGTTCATCCagaagaaaaaggagaaggggCAAGGATTCAGCAGATGTCACAGCAACCAACACAGGCCCTTGGAGCAAGGACCAAATTTCGAAAAAGATACAAGACATAACTGGTCAGTTGCTAGATATCCGAGGGAACGTGCGACGGGTTCTCAAGATGCTTGGGCCATGGTCTCGTGCAGGTCCAAATCGCTGCCAGAGTAAAACCACCTCAGACCCACGCCAGGGCACATCAAGTCTTGTTCAAGGGAAAGTGTATGGGAGAGCTCAAGAGAAGAGTTACATCATAGAGTTGATAACAGAGCGCAAATCAGATGCTGGGGTAACTGTTCTGCCAATTGTAGGCATTGCAGGAGTTGGGAAGACAACTCTGGCTCAACTTGTATACAATGATCAAGATTTGAAGAGTCAATTTGACCTCCGGATATGGATCTGGGTCTCTAGCAGCTTTGATGAAACCAGAGTCACAAGAGAGATGCTAGATTTTGTCTCCCTGGGAGCACATGAAGGGAAATGCAGGTTTCCCAAGCTTCCAGAAGTCTTGAAGGATCGTGTTAAATCAAAGAGGGTTCTACTTATTTTAGATGACATTTGGGATGACATAAGTGATTGCCAATGGAACAATCTATTAGCACCTTTCAAGTCTGACAATGCAAAGGGCAGCATGATACTCGTGACAACTAGAATACCATCTGTTGCCAAAAAGAGAGGTACAACTGGACCGATTAACTTACATGGTTTGAAAAATGGTGATTTCTGGCTAATGTTCAAAGCGTTTGCATTTGGTGAAGAGAACTATGAAGAGCAAGCTAGTCTAGGCGAGCTTGGGCGGCAGATAGCAAAAGGGTTACACGGAAACCCATTAGCAGCACAAACTGCAGGGACACTGTTAAGAGAGCATCTTACCGTTGATCATTGGAACAATATTCTAAAGAACGGAGATTGGAAATCTCTGCAACTCAGTAGTGGCATCATGTCTGCTTTGAAGCTTTGCTATGATCAGCTGCCCTACAATTTACAACAATGCTTCTCATATTGCTCTGTATTCCCCTATGGTTATCATTTTCTTGCTGAGGAGCTGGTACGTATGTGGATTTCACAGGGATTTGTGAAGTGTAACCATTCAAGCATGATACTGGAAGAAGCGCGGTACTATCTGTGTGACTTGGTGAACCTCGGTTTCTTTGAGCAAGTGGAAAGAAAAGAACCTTCAGGCCGTACTCAAATTTACTATGCTATGTGTGCTCTTATGCATAATTTGGCTAGGGTAGTTTCAAAAACAGAATGTGCAGCTATGGATGGTCTGCAGTACAGTGAAATATTGCCAACCATACACCATTTGTCTATAACGGATGGTCAGACTGGGAACATACCTGGTAGTGAGAAGTTTGAAGAAAAAATACAGAGAATATTTACATCAGTGGCAAAATTAAGGACATTGGTGTTGATTGGACAGTATGAATCTTCATTCTTCGAAGAAGTATTCCGAAAGGCATATAATTTGCGTGTATTGCAAATTTCTGCAACATCTGCTGATTTCCATTCATTCCGGTATAGTTTGGTGAATCTTATACATCTTAGATATCTAAAACTCGATGGCCATGGTGAGCAGGGGAGCTCCTCGCATCAAGTTCACTTGTATGATAATTCTGCTGTTCGGGATAATGCTACCTTCCTTGCCTTGCAGAATGTGTGTCTAGAGAATTGCAGAGAAAAGCAAGCAGTTCTACCTCTGGAAAATCTTCCATTCCTCACAACATTGAAGTTAACCAACATGTGGGGAGTAAGAGAAGTACTGATTCCGTCAGTGGAAGAGCTAGTTTTAGTTAACATGTCCGGGTTGGAGAGATGTTCCTGCACTTCCTTGGGGGGTCTGGTGTCTAGTTTAAGGGTACTGGAGATCCGGAAGTGCAGCGCACTCAGGGTGTTTGATCTGTTCGAGAAAGCTCACAACTCGGAAACTCAGCTTAAGCCATTGGATTCTCTACAGCTGCATTCCTGCACGTCTCTGGAAGATTTGAGAATTGAAGACTGTGGAGGGATCATCGCAATAGAGGGCCTTCACCTCGTGAAACTCAGGCATTTGAATGTATGCAAAAAATCAATTTTTCGTGGTATATCAGGGAATGGCTATCACCTAGGATCTCAACTGGATCTATTTATAATTAGTGACTTGTCCCTCCTTACCACATCAATCTGCAAGGGGCTCACCTGTCTCCATAGCCTAATAATTCAAAATTTGAAGTGCAAGGCCAGGAGACTAACAGATGATCAAGAGAGCACGCTTCTGCTCCACAAGTCCCTGCAAGAGCTAGTGTTTGGCGATTGTGAGTACCTCGTGCATCTTCCTGCAGGACTGCACAGCCTTCCTGCCCTCAAGATATTGAAGATCAGAAGCTGTAGCAGCATATTAAGGCTTCTGAAGGAGGAACTCCCACCTTCGCTGGTGGAACTGGAAATCGATTATTGTAGTGTTGAGTTGGCAAAACAATGCAGATTGCTAGCAACAAGCAAGCTAAATGTCATAATTTACGAGGACTATGACCAAGAAGAAACCGATACTTCCAGCAACTAG
- the LOC119321877 gene encoding putative disease resistance RPP13-like protein 1 isoform X2 has protein sequence MEAVQDTSSLQAAIRWLLHTILPSLSKLDGWVRQEGLDGEVEGLRDEIEQVDGVVSAVNARSEIRNRSLARSLAALKELLYAADDVVDELHCYRLHAHGGPWHWHRPTEIDGPSNQLPTSSSTGGTTRNATADSSSRRKRRRGKDSADVTATNTGPWSKDQISKKIQDITGQLLDIRGNVRRVLKMLGPWSRAGPNRCQSKTTSDPRQGTSSLVQGKVYGRAQEKSYIIELITERKSDAGVTVLPIVGIAGVGKTTLAQLVYNDQDLKSQFDLRIWIWVSSSFDETRVTREMLDFVSLGAHEGKCRFPKLPEVLKDRVKSKRVLLILDDIWDDISDCQWNNLLAPFKSDNAKGSMILVTTRIPSVAKKRGTTGPINLHGLKNGDFWLMFKAFAFGEENYEEQASLGELGRQIAKGCPTIYNNASHIALYSPMVIIFLLRSWVVSKTECAAMDGLQYSEILPTIHHLSITDGQTGNIPGSEKFEEKIQRIFTSVAKLRTLVLIGQYESSFFEEVFRKAYNLRVLQISATSADFHSFRYSLVNLIHLRYLKLDGHGEQGSSSHQVHLYDNSAVRDNATFLALQNVCLENCREKQAVLPLENLPFLTTLKLTNMWGVREVLIPSVEELVLVNMSGLERCSCTSLGGLVSSLRVLEIRKCSALRVFDLFEKAHNSETQLKPLDSLQLHSCTSLEDLRIEDCGGIIAIEGLHLVKLRHLNVCKKSIFRGISGNGYHLGSQLDLFIISDLSLLTTSICKGLTCLHSLIIQNLKCKARRLTDDQESTLLLHKSLQELVFGDCEYLVHLPAGLHSLPALKILKIRSCSSILRLLKEELPPSLVELEIDYCSVELAKQCRLLATSKLNVIIYEDYDQEETDTSSN, from the exons ATGGAGGCGGTACAAGACACCAGCTCTCTGCAGGCCGCGATTCGATGGCTGCTGCACACCATCCTTCCCAGCCTCAGCAAGCTGGACGGGTGGGTTCGCCAAGAAGGGCTCGACGGTGAGGTGGAGGGGCTCAGGGACGAGATCGAGCAAGTCGACGGGGTGGTCTCCGCCGTGAACGCCAGGTCTGAGATTAGAAACAGGTCGCTGGCCAGATCCCTCGCAGCCCTCAAGGAGCTGCTCTACGCCGCCGACGACGTGGTCGACGAGCTCCACTGCTACAGGCTCCACGCCCACGGAG GCCCATGGCATTGGCACCGTCCCACCGAAATTGATGGACCAAGTAACCAGCTGCCaacttcttcaag CACCGGTGGCACTACCAGAAATGCAACTGCTGATAGTTCATCCagaagaaaaaggagaaggggCAAGGATTCAGCAGATGTCACAGCAACCAACACAGGCCCTTGGAGCAAGGACCAAATTTCGAAAAAGATACAAGACATAACTGGTCAGTTGCTAGATATCCGAGGGAACGTGCGACGGGTTCTCAAGATGCTTGGGCCATGGTCTCGTGCAGGTCCAAATCGCTGCCAGAGTAAAACCACCTCAGACCCACGCCAGGGCACATCAAGTCTTGTTCAAGGGAAAGTGTATGGGAGAGCTCAAGAGAAGAGTTACATCATAGAGTTGATAACAGAGCGCAAATCAGATGCTGGGGTAACTGTTCTGCCAATTGTAGGCATTGCAGGAGTTGGGAAGACAACTCTGGCTCAACTTGTATACAATGATCAAGATTTGAAGAGTCAATTTGACCTCCGGATATGGATCTGGGTCTCTAGCAGCTTTGATGAAACCAGAGTCACAAGAGAGATGCTAGATTTTGTCTCCCTGGGAGCACATGAAGGGAAATGCAGGTTTCCCAAGCTTCCAGAAGTCTTGAAGGATCGTGTTAAATCAAAGAGGGTTCTACTTATTTTAGATGACATTTGGGATGACATAAGTGATTGCCAATGGAACAATCTATTAGCACCTTTCAAGTCTGACAATGCAAAGGGCAGCATGATACTCGTGACAACTAGAATACCATCTGTTGCCAAAAAGAGAGGTACAACTGGACCGATTAACTTACATGGTTTGAAAAATGGTGATTTCTGGCTAATGTTCAAAGCGTTTGCATTTGGTGAAGAGAACTATGAAGAGCAAGCTAGTCTAGGCGAGCTTGGGCGGCAGATAGCAAAAGG CTGCCCTACAATTTACAACAATGCTTCTCATATTGCTCTGTATTCCCCTATGGTTATCATTTTCTTGCTGAGGAGCTG GGTAGTTTCAAAAACAGAATGTGCAGCTATGGATGGTCTGCAGTACAGTGAAATATTGCCAACCATACACCATTTGTCTATAACGGATGGTCAGACTGGGAACATACCTGGTAGTGAGAAGTTTGAAGAAAAAATACAGAGAATATTTACATCAGTGGCAAAATTAAGGACATTGGTGTTGATTGGACAGTATGAATCTTCATTCTTCGAAGAAGTATTCCGAAAGGCATATAATTTGCGTGTATTGCAAATTTCTGCAACATCTGCTGATTTCCATTCATTCCGGTATAGTTTGGTGAATCTTATACATCTTAGATATCTAAAACTCGATGGCCATGGTGAGCAGGGGAGCTCCTCGCATCAAGTTCACTTGTATGATAATTCTGCTGTTCGGGATAATGCTACCTTCCTTGCCTTGCAGAATGTGTGTCTAGAGAATTGCAGAGAAAAGCAAGCAGTTCTACCTCTGGAAAATCTTCCATTCCTCACAACATTGAAGTTAACCAACATGTGGGGAGTAAGAGAAGTACTGATTCCGTCAGTGGAAGAGCTAGTTTTAGTTAACATGTCCGGGTTGGAGAGATGTTCCTGCACTTCCTTGGGGGGTCTGGTGTCTAGTTTAAGGGTACTGGAGATCCGGAAGTGCAGCGCACTCAGGGTGTTTGATCTGTTCGAGAAAGCTCACAACTCGGAAACTCAGCTTAAGCCATTGGATTCTCTACAGCTGCATTCCTGCACGTCTCTGGAAGATTTGAGAATTGAAGACTGTGGAGGGATCATCGCAATAGAGGGCCTTCACCTCGTGAAACTCAGGCATTTGAATGTATGCAAAAAATCAATTTTTCGTGGTATATCAGGGAATGGCTATCACCTAGGATCTCAACTGGATCTATTTATAATTAGTGACTTGTCCCTCCTTACCACATCAATCTGCAAGGGGCTCACCTGTCTCCATAGCCTAATAATTCAAAATTTGAAGTGCAAGGCCAGGAGACTAACAGATGATCAAGAGAGCACGCTTCTGCTCCACAAGTCCCTGCAAGAGCTAGTGTTTGGCGATTGTGAGTACCTCGTGCATCTTCCTGCAGGACTGCACAGCCTTCCTGCCCTCAAGATATTGAAGATCAGAAGCTGTAGCAGCATATTAAGGCTTCTGAAGGAGGAACTCCCACCTTCGCTGGTGGAACTGGAAATCGATTATTGTAGTGTTGAGTTGGCAAAACAATGCAGATTGCTAGCAACAAGCAAGCTAAATGTCATAATTTACGAGGACTATGACCAAGAAGAAACCGATACTTCCAGCAACTAG
- the LOC119324784 gene encoding putative disease resistance protein RGA3 codes for MMEAVEDTTLEAAIGWLADTILANLPAGGKLESWIRQAGLGNDVEKLKCEVQAVEMTVSAVQGRASRNKPLAKSLALVKELLYDADDVVDELDCYRLQQELQPETLLETDGHGTHQVERSSENADVQSSGNSRLRFEGWNHFEITEFEQNGGPAKARCKHCQKQVMCTTKMGTSVLHNHLKSKGCSNKRRASGSSSSTANAATIPMPIVTGSRKRMRTGQESTHITAVNPNGWNKDAFSERIQDITSQLQGKHGAVTRLLKILPSDSVAASSIHCQTTILDPCRRTSGLFQGKVYGRAQERGSIKTLIKEHKSTTGVTVLPIVGIGGVGKTVLAQLVYNDTALQSLFDHKIWIWVSKDFDEMRLTREMLDCVSQETCDGLCSFTKLQEVLKGHIKSKRVLLILDDVWEVMDDCRWNKLLAPFKSDDGANGNTIILTTRKPSVAKKRGTIGPINLNGLKNDDFWLFFKACAFGDENYEAQASLSDIGQIIAQKLKGNPLAAQTVGVLLKDRLTVDHWSSILMTEDWKSLQHTGGIMSSLKLSYDEMPYLVQQCCSYCSIFPYGYEFHDQELVRLWISQGFVKPDHSSKSLEVVGRYYLTDLVNLGLFEEVERKRSSLGSQTQTCYAMCGLMHDFAILVSRTECATLDGLQCSEVLPNVHHLSIVTDSVYQRDDQTENIPRNEKFEFFLQNIVASVRKLRTLVLIGEYDPFFFKAFQNVFEKAHNLRLLQMSATSTDFNSFLCSLVNPTRLRYLKLEDVHTEQKVLPHVLSKFFHLQVLDIAFLMSLHTVHLEDHGERIILPSLEMLRFLKRLKLRNMQRVREVLVPSLEELVLHGMTDLQRCSCTSMGDMKANLREMEIQRCPALEVFDLFQKGHNYEIDDKPWLPSLKKLILLDCPHLQVQIPLPPSAIFSELSICRVSTIMSMEGSSMGKFKITGDILPHTIDDEFLAFHNLKDIKYLKISSCRNLTSISFKGLSQLMSLKSLEIVCCKKLFSSDVVPEQTHKDMITANDVVLLSLESLYIEKCGITCKWLSLMLRHSPALEELDLYDCPQLKIEEEGNVPSKLISASEASSSGYLDDALWSSVRASSGYAAHARPISVVDGVVHISLNLKKIRTSGCPHLIFDGGREGFVGFTSLEEEVEEDGQYGGRCLLPQSLEQLDWSDYPRETLWPCFVGNLTRLKKLEINSETLKYLQLDSCTALEELAVRICECLESLQLHSCTALERLEIWHCSSLVTLKGLQSLVNLKHLVIHKSPALNIITTLKSYDSVEGIPSHSYELFFPALESLEIDDLSFLNTSFCKGLTCLRSLRIFYLEDAMRLTDKQERALLLLRSLQELFFYECDLIHLPAGLRGLPSLKTMVIIGCISISGLPKEGLPTSLEELVIDGCRVELSEQCRSLATSKLEVKIYWRHVD; via the exons ATGATGGAGGcggtggaggacaccacgctggaggccGCGATTGGGTGGCTTGCAGACACCATCCTTGCAAATCTCCCAGCCGGCGGCAAGCTGGAGTCCTGGATCCGCCAAGCTGGCCTTGGCAACGACGTCGAGAAGCTCAAGTGTGAGGTCCAGGCAGTGGAGATGACGGTCTCTGCTGTGCAGGGGAGGGCATCCAGGAACAAACCGCTGGCCAAATCTCTCGCTTTGGTCAAGGAGCTGCTCTACGACGCCGACGACGTGGTCGACGAGCTGGACTGCTACAGGCTCCAGCAGGAGCTCCAACCAG AGACACTGCTGGAAACAGACGGGCATGGGACGCATCAAGTTGAGAGATCTAGTGAAAATGCTGATGTACAAAGTAGCGGTAATAGCAGGTTGCGGTTCGAGGGATGGAATCATTTTGAAATCACAGAGTTTGAGCAAAACGGAGGGCCTGCTAAAGCAAGATGCAAGCACTGTCAAAAACAAGTTATGTGCACAACCAAAATGGGGACGTCAGTTTTGCACAACCATCTCAAGAGCAAAGGTTGCAGCAACAAACGTCGAGCAAGTGGCTCTTCTTCAAG CACCGCCAATGCTGCTACAATTCCAATGCCTATTGTAACTGGCAGCAGAAAAAGGATGAGAACCGGTCAGGAGTCAACACACATCACTGCAGTTAACCCAAACGGGTGGAATAAGGACGCATTTTCCGAAAGGATACAAGACATCACTAGTCAGCTGCAAGGGAAACACGGGGCTGTCACAAGGCTTCTCAAGATACTTCCGTCCGACTCTGTTGCTGCAAGTTCAATCCACTGTCAGACTACAATCTTAGATCCATGCCGAAGAACATCAGGTCTTTTTCAAGGAAAAGTGTATGGGAGAGCTCAAGAGAGGGGATCCATCAAAACTTTGATAAAAGAACACAAATCAACTACCGGTGTAACTGTTCTGCCTATTGTAGGCATTGGAGGAGTTGGGAAGACAGTTCTCGCTCAGCTTGTATACAATGATACAGCTTTGCAAAGTCTATTTGATCACAAGATATGGATCTGGGTGTCTAAAGACTTTGATGAAATGAGACTAACAAGAGAGATGTTAGATTGCGTCTCCCAAGAAACTTGTGATGGCCTATGCAGTTTTACCAAGCTtcaggaggtcttgaagggtcatATTAAATCAAAGAGGGTTCTACTTATTTTAGATGATGTCTGGGAAGTCATGGATGACTGCCGGTGGAACAAATTGTTGGCTCCTTTCAAGTCTGATGATGGTGCAAATGGCAATACGATAATTCTTACAACTAGAAAACCGTCTGTTGCCAAAAAGAGAGGTACAATTGGACCAATTAACTTAAATGGTTTGAAAAATGATGATTTCTGGCTATTTTTTAAGGCATGTGCATTTGGTGATGAGAATTACGAAGCCCAAGCTAGTCTAAGTGACATAGGACAGATAATAGCACAAAAGCTAAAAGGAAACCCATTAGCAGCACAAACTGTTGGGGTACTATTAAAAGATCGTCTTACTGTGGATCATTGGAGTAGCATTCTAATGACCGAAGATTGGAAATCCCTACAACACACTGGTGGCATCATGTCTTCTTTGAAGCTTTCCTATGATGAGATGCCCTACCTTGTACAACAATGTTGCTCATATTGTTCTATATTCCCCTATGGTTATGAATTTCATGATCAGGAGCTAGTTCGTCTTTGGATTTCACAGGGATTTGTGAAGCCTGATCATTCAAGTAAGAGTTTGGAGGTGGTTGGACGGTATTATCTGACTGACTTGGTGAACTTGGGCCTGTTTGAAGAGGTTGAAAGAAAAAGATCCTCTCTTGGTAGTCAAACTCAAACTTGCTATGCTATGTGTGGCCTGATGCATGATTTTGCAATTCTAGTTTCAAGAACTGAGTGTGCAACTTTGGATGGTTTGCAATGCAGTGAAGTTTTGCCAAATGTACACCACTTGTCCATAGTGACCGATTCTGTATATCAGAGGGATGATCAGACTGAGAACATACCTCGTAATGAGAAGTTTGAATTTTTCTTGCAAAATATAGTTGCATCAGTGAGAAAGTTGAGGACATTGGTGTTAATTGGGGAGTATGACCCCTTTTTCTTCAAAGCATTTCAAAATGTGTTTGAAAAAGCACATAATCTGCGTCTGCTACAAATGTCTGCAACATCTACTGATTTTAATTCCTTCCTGTGTAGCTTGGTAAATCCTACTCGTCTTAGGTATCTAAAACTTGAAGATGTTCACACTGAGCAGAAGGTTTTGCCTCATGTTTTGAGCAAGTTTTTCCATCTTCAAGTGTTGGATATtgcttttttgatgtcattgcataCAGTTCATCTAGAGGACCACGGAGAACGGATAATACTTCCATCTCTGGAAATGCTTCGGTTTCTTAAAAGGTTGAAGTTGCGCAACATGCAAAGAGTAAGAGAAGTATTGGTTCCGTCATTGGAAGAGCTGGTTTTACATGGAATGACAGATCTACAGAGATGTTCATGTACTTCCATGGGGGATATGAAGGCTAATTTAAGGGAGATGGAAATCCAGCGTTGCCCTGCACTTGAGGTGTTTGACCTGTTTCAGAAAGGTCATAACTATGAAATTGACGATAAGCCATGGTTGCCTAGTCTGAAGAAACTCATTTTGTTGGACTGTCCTCATTTGCAAGTACAAATTCCCCTTCCGCCTTCAGCCATATTTTCTGAACTATCAATCTGCAGAGTTTCAACAATTATGTCAATGGAGGGATCTTCCATGGGAAAATTCAAAATTACTGGAGATATTTTGCCTCATACAATCGATGACGAATTTTTGGCATTCCATAATCTTAAGGATATCAAATACTTGAAGATATCATCATGCAGAAACCTAACATCTATTTCATTCAAAGGTTTAAGTCAGCTCATGTCTTTAAAGAGTTTAGAAATAGTGTGTTGCAAAAAACTTTTCTCTTCGGATGTTGTGCCAGAGCAGACCCACAAAGACATGATAACTGCAAATGATGTTGTTCTTCTGTCTCTTGAAAGTCTCTATATTGAAAAATGTGGAATAACATGTAAGTGGCTATCTCTGATGCTGCGACATTCACCGGCCCTGGAGGAATTGGATTTATATGACTGCCCGCAGTTGAAGATAGAAGAGGAAGGAAATGTTCCATCAAAACTTATCTCAGCTTCTGAGGCTTCGTCATCAGGGTATCTAGACGATGCATTGTGGAGCTCAGTTCGAGCATCATCAGGATATGCAGCTCATGCACGGCCAATCTCAGTTGTAGATGGAGTCGTACACATTTCGTTGAATCTCAAGAAGATAAGAACTAGTGGATGCCCTCATCTAATATTTGACGGGGGTAGGGAAGGCTTTGTTGGATTTACCTCCCTTGAGGAGGAGGTTGAGGAAGACGGCCAATATGGTGGAAGATGTCTCCTCCCGCAATCACTTGAACAACTTGATTGGTCTGATTATCCTCGAGAAACTCTATGGCCCTGCTTTGTTGGTAATCTCACCCGCCTCAAAAAATTAGAAATAAACAGCGAAACTTTGAAATATCTACAGCTGGATTCCTGTACGGCCTTGGAAGAATTGGCAGTTAGGATATGTGAATGTCTGGAATCACTACAGCTGCATTCCTGCACAGCGCTGGAACGTTTGGAAATTTGGCACTGTAGTTCGCTCGTCACACTAAAGGGCTTGCAATCCCTGGTGAACCTCAAGCATTTGGTAATACACAAGTCCCCTGCCTTGAATATAATTACCACATTGAAGAGTTACGATTCAGTTGAGGGAATCCCAAGTCATAGCTATGAGTTATTCTTCCCTGCACTGGAAAGTCTCGAGATCGATGACTTGTCTTTCCTTAACACGTCATTCTGCAAGGGCCTCACCTGCCTCCGAAGCCTACGGATTTTTTATTTGGAGGATGCAATGAGACTAACAGATAAGCAAGAGAGAGCGCTTCTGCTCCTTAGGTCCCTGCAAGAGCTCTTTTTTTATGAGTGTGATCTCATACATCTTCCTGCGGGGCTGCGTGGCCTCCCTTCCCTCAAGACAATGGTGATCATAGGTTGTATTAGCATCTCAGGGCTTCCGAAGGAGGGCCTCCCAACTTCGCTGGAAGAACTGGTAATCGACGGTTGCAGAGTCGAGTTATCTGAACAGTGCAGATCGCTAGCAACAAGCAAGCTAGAGGTCAAAATTTATTGGCGCCATGTGGACTGA